One Arthrobacter sp. StoSoilB20 DNA segment encodes these proteins:
- a CDS encoding peptidoglycan bridge formation glycyltransferase FemA/FemB family protein: MEFFLQTPAWAAVQRSLGRRVHEQSGPGWSFLAIEEKNPAGKVIYAPYGPVAESVEAFDAATAALVALARKVHAVFVRMEPAASGFNASDAGPLLRSRGMRPAPVNQQPELSWIVDLDGDFKEVLAGMKPTNRNLYRNIHKKGVTFRASQDPADIRILLHFLHLTAARNGFKPQSDEYLTQVAASLLPVGCGTLFIAELEGEPIAAAFAYDSADTRVYAHAALDDTHRKLSAGIPLLVTLMADAKEKGLKHVDLWGVAPEDQPDHKWAGFTAFKKSFGGREVSYPGTWDLPLNKLRYGAYQLARKLRDKVR; this comes from the coding sequence ATGGAGTTTTTCCTGCAAACGCCCGCTTGGGCTGCCGTCCAGCGTTCCCTGGGCCGCCGCGTCCACGAACAGTCCGGTCCTGGCTGGAGCTTCCTGGCCATCGAGGAGAAGAACCCTGCGGGCAAGGTCATTTATGCTCCCTACGGCCCTGTGGCAGAGTCGGTTGAAGCCTTCGACGCCGCTACTGCAGCTTTGGTGGCTTTGGCCAGGAAGGTCCATGCGGTCTTCGTCCGGATGGAACCTGCCGCTTCCGGTTTCAACGCCTCCGACGCCGGTCCCCTCCTCCGCTCGCGCGGCATGCGTCCCGCGCCGGTAAACCAGCAGCCCGAGCTCAGCTGGATCGTGGACCTCGACGGAGATTTCAAAGAGGTCCTGGCAGGCATGAAGCCGACCAACAGGAATCTGTACCGGAACATCCACAAAAAGGGTGTGACCTTCCGGGCTTCACAGGATCCGGCCGACATCAGGATTCTCCTGCACTTCCTGCACCTGACTGCTGCGCGGAACGGCTTCAAACCCCAAAGCGATGAATACCTCACCCAGGTGGCTGCCTCCCTGCTGCCTGTAGGCTGCGGAACACTCTTTATCGCCGAACTGGAGGGCGAGCCGATCGCCGCCGCCTTCGCCTACGACTCCGCTGACACCCGCGTCTACGCCCACGCTGCCCTGGACGATACCCACCGCAAGCTCAGTGCCGGCATCCCCCTCCTGGTGACGCTGATGGCCGATGCCAAGGAGAAGGGCTTGAAGCACGTGGACCTCTGGGGTGTGGCTCCCGAGGACCAGCCTGACCACAAGTGGGCGGGCTTCACGGCGTTCAAGAAATCCTTCGGCGGCCGCGAAGTGTCCTATCCCGGCACCTGGGACCTCCCGCTCAACAAACTCCGCTACGGGGCATACCAGCTGGCCAGAAAGCTCCGCGACAAAGTCCGCTAG
- the manA gene encoding mannose-6-phosphate isomerase, class I — MYQIENVLRPYAWGSTTAIADLLGRPASGGPEAEMWIGAHPDSPSTAVHPNGVTQPLNALIESDPQRFLGSESLAEFGPRLPFLAKLLAAEQPLSLQVHPSLDQAMEGFARENAAGIPADAAERNYRDDNHKPEMIFALTPFKALCGFRPAAGSKAVFEHLARVLDSAAVAVPPVISSVISDLGLPEEPAALKAAFSRLIEGGSQVSDAINEVVAVFSAGAPLEPHRGVLAAMLDINEAFPGDPGVLISLLLNHLSLEPGEAVYLPAGNIHAYLHGLGVEVMASSDNVLRGGLTPKHVDVPELLKTVRFEALGVPRVQVSGTEFGQELYRPPFKEFQLQRIELAPGAEPVPLAQTGPAVVVVVSGSVLLDSPKSDLRLGRGAAAFVPDIEAPVNVHPVQGTTEVSVAFAVTTGLGN; from the coding sequence GTGTACCAGATTGAGAATGTTTTGCGACCCTATGCGTGGGGTTCGACGACGGCGATCGCAGACTTGCTGGGGCGGCCGGCCTCCGGTGGCCCCGAGGCGGAAATGTGGATCGGAGCCCACCCTGACTCCCCCTCCACGGCTGTTCACCCCAACGGTGTTACCCAGCCCCTGAATGCACTGATCGAGTCCGATCCCCAGCGGTTCCTGGGTTCGGAGAGCCTGGCGGAGTTCGGCCCCCGCTTGCCGTTCCTGGCCAAGTTGCTCGCTGCCGAACAGCCGTTGTCCCTGCAAGTCCACCCCAGCTTGGACCAGGCGATGGAGGGGTTCGCCCGCGAGAACGCCGCCGGCATCCCCGCTGATGCGGCAGAACGCAATTACCGGGACGACAACCACAAGCCGGAGATGATCTTTGCGTTGACTCCGTTCAAGGCTCTGTGCGGCTTCCGTCCTGCTGCCGGGTCCAAGGCCGTCTTTGAACACTTGGCCCGCGTCCTTGATTCCGCTGCCGTCGCTGTCCCGCCCGTGATTTCCAGCGTCATTTCCGATCTCGGCCTGCCCGAGGAGCCCGCTGCCCTGAAAGCAGCCTTCAGCCGCCTCATTGAGGGTGGCAGCCAGGTTTCCGATGCCATCAACGAAGTAGTTGCCGTCTTCTCAGCCGGCGCGCCGTTGGAACCGCATCGTGGGGTTCTTGCTGCGATGCTGGATATCAACGAAGCCTTCCCCGGCGATCCCGGCGTCCTCATCTCCCTGCTCTTGAACCACCTGTCCCTTGAGCCCGGCGAGGCCGTGTACCTGCCGGCCGGAAATATCCATGCGTACCTCCATGGCTTGGGCGTGGAAGTCATGGCTTCCTCCGACAACGTGCTCCGTGGCGGGCTCACCCCCAAGCACGTTGACGTACCCGAACTCCTCAAGACCGTCCGGTTCGAAGCCTTGGGAGTTCCTCGTGTGCAGGTCAGCGGGACGGAATTCGGACAGGAACTTTATCGCCCGCCATTCAAGGAATTCCAGTTGCAGCGCATCGAACTTGCCCCTGGCGCCGAACCGGTGCCTTTGGCACAAACCGGGCCAGCCGTCGTCGTGGTGGTTTCAGGTTCGGTGCTGCTTGACTCGCCCAAGAGCGACCTCCGGCTTGGGCGCGGTGCAGCCGCTTTTGTTCCCGACATTGAGGCTCCCGTCAACGTCCACCCCGTGCAGGGCACCACAGAGGTCAGCGTCGCCTTTGCGGTGACCACCGGGCTGGGGAACTGA
- a CDS encoding LCP family protein: MHKTQNQPGSALTDPVRYPSGASAPVRTKRAFVLVLLTLFIPGSAQIVAGDRRLGRVALRVTLAVWALALVTLFIAMVNRTLLLSVFTHPIGSLLIIVVLVALALGWAYLFLNTLRIIRPALLAPGMRPIIAVVLAASTILASGSLGYIAYVLNVSRNAIGSIFDAGPAIEPVDGRYNFLMMGGDAGDDRTGRRPDSLSVISVDAKTGESAIISVPRNLQNAQFSEGSPMRKIYPDGYNCGDECLINAVNTEVTNNYKDLYPGVADPGAQATLEAVSGTLGITVQAYVLVDMDGFAKLIDAMGGIRIKAGGWVPISGPVTDEANGIHGMPDGWIPAGDQHLDGFHALWYGRSREFVDDYARIARQQCVQQAMLKQLDPATLLTKFEDIANAGTKVVDSNISSNQLGSFVDLALKSKNQPVKRLTIGPPDFDASFSTVPDFDLIHSKVQETLAGSNGPRADDALVTGNGAAAGTIVAAGPVAGSRPAGQLPSPSADFTPVTTTPDGTPITIELLNGLKAQGDEQGIRDLVATNGQCAPL; this comes from the coding sequence ATGCACAAGACTCAGAATCAGCCCGGTTCCGCCCTGACTGATCCCGTTCGCTATCCGTCCGGGGCCAGCGCCCCGGTGCGGACCAAACGCGCCTTCGTGCTGGTCCTGCTCACCCTCTTCATTCCCGGCAGTGCCCAGATCGTTGCCGGCGACCGGAGGCTTGGCCGGGTGGCGCTGCGCGTGACGCTCGCGGTGTGGGCCCTGGCGCTGGTTACCTTGTTCATCGCCATGGTCAACCGGACCCTGTTGCTCAGTGTGTTCACCCACCCAATCGGTTCCCTGTTGATCATTGTGGTCCTGGTGGCCCTGGCCTTGGGGTGGGCCTACCTTTTTCTTAACACTTTGAGGATCATCAGGCCGGCCCTGCTGGCACCTGGGATGCGGCCCATCATTGCCGTGGTCCTTGCAGCCTCAACGATCCTTGCCAGCGGTTCGCTCGGTTATATCGCCTACGTCCTCAACGTCAGCCGGAATGCCATCGGCAGTATCTTCGATGCCGGCCCCGCCATCGAACCCGTGGACGGACGTTACAACTTCCTCATGATGGGTGGGGACGCCGGGGACGACAGGACGGGACGCCGCCCGGACAGCCTTTCGGTCATCAGCGTTGATGCCAAGACGGGCGAAAGCGCCATCATCTCGGTCCCCAGAAATCTTCAGAACGCCCAGTTCAGCGAAGGTTCGCCTATGCGGAAGATCTACCCGGACGGCTACAACTGCGGCGACGAATGCCTTATCAATGCGGTCAATACCGAGGTCACCAACAACTACAAGGACCTCTACCCCGGTGTGGCCGACCCCGGAGCGCAAGCCACTCTGGAAGCCGTTTCCGGCACCTTGGGAATCACTGTCCAGGCCTACGTGCTGGTGGACATGGATGGTTTTGCCAAACTCATTGACGCCATGGGTGGCATCCGCATCAAGGCCGGCGGCTGGGTGCCCATCAGCGGCCCTGTGACTGACGAAGCCAACGGCATCCATGGCATGCCCGACGGCTGGATACCGGCCGGCGACCAGCACCTGGATGGCTTCCATGCCCTGTGGTACGGGCGGTCCCGTGAGTTCGTGGACGACTACGCCCGCATCGCACGCCAGCAGTGCGTGCAGCAGGCCATGCTCAAGCAACTTGATCCGGCCACCCTGCTGACCAAGTTCGAAGACATCGCCAACGCCGGAACCAAAGTCGTCGACTCGAACATTTCCTCCAACCAGTTGGGGAGCTTCGTGGACCTCGCCTTGAAGTCCAAGAATCAGCCTGTCAAACGGCTCACCATCGGACCACCGGACTTCGACGCGTCATTCTCCACCGTCCCGGACTTCGACCTCATCCACTCCAAGGTCCAGGAAACCCTCGCCGGATCCAACGGCCCCAGGGCCGATGACGCCCTCGTGACCGGCAACGGCGCAGCTGCTGGAACCATCGTGGCGGCCGGGCCTGTTGCAGGCAGCCGCCCGGCTGGCCAGCTTCCCTCACCGTCGGCCGATTTCACTCCTGTGACCACCACACCGGACGGCACCCCGATCACCATCGAACTCTTGAACGGCCTCAAGGCCCAGGGCGATGAGCAAGGCATACGTGACCTTGTGGCAACCAACGGGCAGTGCGCACCACTGTAG
- the purE gene encoding 5-(carboxyamino)imidazole ribonucleotide mutase yields MTSEATAPLVGLVMGSDSDWPVMEAAADALAEFGIPFEADVVSAHRMPTEMIRYGQTAHERGLRVIIAGAGGAAHLPGMLASVTPLPVIGVPVPLKTLDGMDSLLSIVQMPAGVPVATVSIAGARNAGLLAVRMLASGTDELAAKLRADLVDFAQELNDVATKKGENLRRKVEEVFSPANASARSPR; encoded by the coding sequence ATGACGTCAGAAGCAACAGCCCCGCTGGTAGGGCTCGTGATGGGTTCGGATTCAGACTGGCCGGTGATGGAAGCCGCAGCCGATGCCTTGGCCGAGTTCGGTATCCCTTTTGAAGCCGACGTCGTGTCCGCGCACCGCATGCCCACGGAAATGATCCGCTACGGCCAGACTGCGCACGAACGCGGGCTGCGTGTCATCATTGCCGGCGCCGGCGGCGCCGCCCACCTCCCCGGCATGCTTGCCTCGGTGACACCGCTTCCTGTCATCGGCGTCCCCGTTCCCCTTAAGACCCTGGATGGCATGGATTCCCTGCTGTCCATCGTCCAGATGCCTGCCGGTGTCCCCGTGGCTACGGTCTCGATTGCCGGAGCACGAAACGCCGGCCTCCTTGCTGTGCGCATGCTCGCTTCGGGAACGGACGAACTCGCCGCGAAGCTCCGCGCTGATCTGGTGGACTTTGCCCAGGAACTCAATGACGTCGCCACCAAGAAGGGCGAAAACCTGCGCCGCAAGGTAGAGGAAGTCTTCTCCCCGGCCAACGCTTCAGCCCGGAGCCCCCGCTAG
- a CDS encoding 5-(carboxyamino)imidazole ribonucleotide synthase, whose amino-acid sequence MMAPPATALGFELRVLAEGVDVSAVAAVATAPIGDYKDLDALLEFSKGLDVLTFDHEHVPTEHLRALLDAGVNVQPGPDALVNAQDKLVMRAAIDRLGLPNPEWSAVSSVEELVAFGDRIGWPVVLKTPRGGYDGKGVRIVDSAADAQDTADWFQAMSPLLAEAKVDFSRELSALVARTPSGESRAWPVVHTIQVDGVCDEVIAPAQNIPVEVAAAAEEAALRIANELGVTGVMAAELFETPGVGAGFLINELAMRPHNTGHWTQDGSITSQFEQHLRAVLDLPLGATDALAPVVVMKNFLGGENQDLFNAFPMALAYEPAAKVHSYGKSVRPGRKIGHVNLVGSSVSDVDSVRRRATAVANIIRDGHKPEQTTLEESA is encoded by the coding sequence ATGATGGCTCCGCCCGCTACCGCCCTGGGCTTCGAACTCCGAGTTTTGGCTGAGGGTGTGGACGTTTCGGCTGTTGCCGCCGTGGCCACAGCCCCGATCGGCGACTACAAGGACTTGGACGCCCTCCTCGAGTTCTCCAAGGGCCTGGACGTGCTGACGTTCGACCATGAGCATGTCCCCACGGAACACCTGAGGGCCCTTCTGGATGCCGGTGTCAACGTCCAGCCCGGCCCTGATGCGCTGGTGAACGCCCAGGACAAGCTGGTGATGCGGGCAGCGATTGACCGCCTGGGCCTGCCCAACCCGGAGTGGTCCGCGGTCAGCAGCGTTGAAGAGCTCGTGGCATTCGGCGACAGGATTGGCTGGCCCGTTGTCCTGAAGACCCCCCGTGGTGGTTACGACGGCAAGGGTGTCAGGATCGTGGACTCCGCTGCGGACGCCCAGGACACTGCCGATTGGTTCCAGGCAATGAGCCCCCTGCTGGCAGAGGCCAAAGTGGACTTCAGCCGCGAACTGTCCGCGCTGGTGGCGCGAACCCCCAGCGGCGAATCCCGGGCCTGGCCCGTGGTCCACACGATCCAGGTGGACGGTGTCTGCGACGAAGTCATTGCACCGGCGCAGAACATTCCCGTTGAGGTGGCCGCAGCTGCCGAAGAAGCGGCACTCCGTATCGCCAACGAGCTTGGTGTCACCGGAGTAATGGCCGCGGAACTGTTCGAAACCCCGGGAGTCGGAGCAGGCTTCCTCATCAACGAACTCGCCATGCGCCCGCACAACACTGGCCACTGGACGCAGGATGGATCCATCACCAGCCAGTTCGAGCAGCATCTTCGGGCAGTGCTGGACCTTCCGCTCGGAGCAACCGACGCGCTGGCACCCGTGGTGGTCATGAAGAATTTCCTCGGCGGGGAAAACCAGGACCTCTTCAACGCCTTCCCCATGGCCTTGGCCTACGAGCCCGCAGCCAAAGTCCATTCCTATGGCAAATCCGTCCGCCCCGGCCGCAAGATAGGCCACGTGAACCTCGTGGGCAGTTCGGTCTCCGACGTCGACTCCGTCCGCCGGCGCGCAACAGCAGTGGCCAACATCATCCGCGACGGCCACAAGCCCGAGCAGACCACCCTTGAGGAGAGCGCATGA
- a CDS encoding GtrA family protein: MITTLADRIRGLASLFWREVAKFGAVGGVAFVIDSAVFIWLFSGPMHGSEVWAKAIATIVASVFSWVANRFWTFRHRKQANVVREAVLFAVMNLVGLLIASGCVWFAKYILDLNDKPSLFIAGSVVGLILGTIFRFFAYRFWVFNEELDAEPEFSHDHEIIDLHHKARSEAGAANPGTGELPSVKNG, encoded by the coding sequence ATGATCACCACACTTGCAGATCGCATCCGCGGACTTGCCTCGCTTTTTTGGCGTGAAGTAGCAAAGTTCGGCGCAGTCGGCGGTGTCGCTTTTGTCATTGACTCGGCCGTTTTCATCTGGCTGTTCTCCGGACCGATGCATGGCAGCGAGGTCTGGGCGAAGGCCATTGCGACGATCGTTGCAAGTGTTTTCTCGTGGGTCGCCAACCGTTTCTGGACGTTCCGCCACCGCAAGCAGGCCAACGTGGTCCGTGAGGCCGTGCTGTTCGCCGTAATGAACCTCGTGGGGCTCCTCATCGCCTCAGGGTGTGTGTGGTTCGCCAAGTACATCCTGGACCTGAACGACAAGCCGTCCCTGTTCATTGCCGGCAGCGTGGTGGGCCTCATTCTGGGCACCATTTTCCGGTTCTTTGCCTACCGGTTCTGGGTGTTCAACGAAGAGCTGGACGCTGAGCCCGAGTTCTCGCATGACCACGAGATCATCGACCTTCACCACAAGGCCAGGAGCGAGGCCGGAGCTGCCAACCCCGGCACCGGCGAGTTGCCGTCCGTTAAGAACGGCTGA
- a CDS encoding TIGR03089 family protein, with amino-acid sequence MSIPAANLMTTLRSGHSTSPRLTWYGPDAERVELSGRVLDNWVAKTSNLLQDELDAEPGMAVRLDLPAHWKSFVWALAAWQLGMEVVFDQTSADLLVTDTPDGDAGAGFDAVVAVPLAALAMRWPGELPSDVVDYAAEVRSHGDVFMAHNEAAAELPAVRGTSELTHEALMEEFATGQEPGVRLLVRASEGLETCLAASLGAWHGDGSVVLVHPDLEVTEHLLQNERVSRS; translated from the coding sequence ATGAGCATCCCGGCAGCAAACCTGATGACTACCCTGCGATCCGGCCATTCAACCTCGCCGCGCCTGACCTGGTACGGGCCGGATGCGGAGCGGGTTGAGCTTTCCGGCCGCGTCCTGGATAACTGGGTGGCCAAGACCAGCAATCTTTTGCAGGACGAACTTGATGCCGAGCCAGGCATGGCCGTCCGCCTGGACCTCCCGGCGCACTGGAAGTCGTTTGTGTGGGCGCTGGCTGCATGGCAGCTGGGAATGGAGGTGGTCTTCGACCAGACCTCCGCGGACCTTCTCGTCACGGACACTCCCGACGGCGATGCCGGGGCCGGCTTCGACGCTGTCGTTGCCGTGCCGCTGGCCGCCCTGGCCATGCGATGGCCGGGCGAGCTGCCATCCGACGTCGTGGATTACGCGGCGGAAGTTCGCTCCCACGGCGACGTCTTCATGGCACACAACGAGGCCGCTGCGGAGCTCCCGGCAGTGCGCGGCACCTCAGAACTCACGCACGAAGCGCTCATGGAAGAGTTCGCGACCGGCCAGGAACCCGGCGTCCGCCTGCTGGTGCGGGCCAGCGAGGGCCTGGAAACCTGCCTGGCAGCTTCACTGGGAGCGTGGCACGGCGACGGTTCGGTGGTTTTGGTCCACCCGGACCTGGAGGTGACTGAGCACCTGCTGCAGAACGAGCGGGTCAGCCGTTCTTAA
- a CDS encoding WhiB family transcriptional regulator: MGQALRIQEDAVVAEHASVKYRSREVPGDWYVDPADPEAADRYNQNVQDSLEDQATALLAAHEALIGDLPAGPEEDLDDPPMEVRRPLETPGQPVWIGLPGQGDFDDEGELGWQTDALCAQTDPEAFFPEKGGSTRDAKKVCGACNVRSQCLEYALANDERFGIWGGLSERERRRLRKRAV, encoded by the coding sequence ATGGGGCAAGCGTTGCGTATCCAGGAAGATGCAGTCGTCGCAGAACATGCGTCGGTGAAATACCGTTCGCGGGAAGTGCCGGGGGATTGGTACGTCGACCCAGCGGATCCGGAAGCGGCAGACCGCTACAACCAAAATGTGCAGGACTCCTTGGAGGATCAGGCAACTGCCCTCCTGGCCGCACACGAGGCGCTGATCGGGGACCTGCCTGCAGGGCCGGAAGAAGACTTGGACGATCCTCCCATGGAGGTTCGTCGCCCGCTGGAAACACCGGGCCAGCCTGTATGGATCGGCCTTCCGGGCCAGGGTGACTTCGATGACGAAGGTGAACTTGGCTGGCAGACTGATGCGCTCTGTGCTCAAACGGATCCGGAGGCTTTCTTCCCGGAAAAGGGCGGGTCCACCAGGGACGCCAAGAAAGTCTGCGGGGCGTGCAACGTCCGTTCGCAGTGCTTGGAGTACGCCCTCGCCAATGACGAGCGGTTTGGGATTTGGGGCGGACTCTCTGAGCGGGAACGTCGTCGGCTAAGGAAGCGAGCGGTCTAA
- a CDS encoding glycosyltransferase: MVSHNGGDYLPRTLAALSDQTRPADAAIGIDTGSTDHSLDMLREAFGQANVTTFAQAKSGFGAAVQAGLHELAPDRGVPGDDAGNRPGTVDWIWLLHDDAAPAADALAELLHAVERAPSVTVAGCKQLGWDNERHLVDAGLSTSRWAERLTLIDADEVDQGQYDARTDTFAVNSAGMLIRRDVWELLQGFDPALPGSGDDVDFCWRNWLAGNRVVVVPSARMFHVEHRPHGLGTSSAARKAQIHLRLKHTPWWNVPFQALGAVFGAVVRLMLSILVKEPGYGFSQFTATFAALMRPVAIARGRRVAAGTRRVRRAVVRGLQKSTREVRANRRSLLEAIRPGDESSAVSDLLAPEPSGDAADDFVALATNERGWVGTGAAAAALLALAASLIGLLGLVRSGIVAGGGLIPLSETPGDIWANASTWWISLGAGLPGHGDPFGYVLWLLSLFGGGDGNPAMAWLLVLAMPLSAIGAWFAAGALTTKRRFRTVAALAWSAAPALLVAINEGRAGALIAHVMMPLLLLALLRASGSAIGQGRSHQGTALTRRPAPVLGKPGINGTPSWTAAAAGGLAMAIVTASAPSLLGPVVVAVVLSAVILGQRGKTLWWSLLPTVALFVPYGISVLDRPRALLADPGLPLTFDAAPIWQQLLGQPLAFDIDGGLTGLAIFGPGAAPWALLLALLVSAPVLVLAVAALFLPGKRTALARVFWLAALATLASSWLVGHVATGVNNDVIVGPFTGPAVSAAGMLLLGAAVTGADKLFGAPRRTTDTSGPRIPLQRVASGLVLTLLVAGPLASMGAWAAQNVLQPSPAPGASTSANAAEKKPSSLGTERQVWAVDTGTLPATAVDRGQGPERTRTLVITSGEQGAFTSSLMRGAGTTLDSLSTIASARTIIGAPGREEIVDDDAATASLRRAVATIVASSGVDPRADLEQLGAGFVVLKAADNAAQLTASRIDAVPGLVAVGQTDAGWLWRVSPRNQPAAAAAETTHRIRIVDSKGTTVANLPAEEVSVDATVPAGGEGRKLVMAERSDPGWTAWMDGRQLKAATSGWSQAFELPANGGELEIRYTNPWALWFGLMQAVVMGLTLLLAIPVPARRTRTGMSRDEVSLRKEYSSV; the protein is encoded by the coding sequence GTGGTTTCCCACAACGGCGGCGACTATCTCCCCAGGACACTGGCGGCACTGTCGGACCAAACCCGTCCGGCAGATGCCGCCATTGGCATTGATACTGGCTCCACGGATCATTCGCTGGATATGCTTCGCGAAGCCTTCGGCCAAGCCAATGTCACCACTTTCGCGCAGGCAAAATCCGGCTTCGGCGCAGCTGTTCAAGCGGGCTTGCACGAGCTGGCACCTGACAGGGGCGTGCCCGGCGATGATGCTGGAAACCGCCCTGGCACTGTTGACTGGATTTGGCTCCTTCACGATGACGCCGCCCCGGCGGCTGACGCCTTGGCGGAGCTTCTGCATGCCGTGGAAAGGGCGCCGTCGGTAACGGTGGCCGGTTGCAAGCAGCTCGGTTGGGACAATGAGCGGCACCTCGTGGATGCCGGGCTTTCCACCAGCCGCTGGGCCGAGCGCCTGACACTGATCGACGCCGACGAAGTGGATCAGGGACAATACGACGCCCGCACGGACACCTTCGCGGTGAATTCCGCCGGAATGTTGATCCGCCGGGATGTGTGGGAGTTGTTGCAGGGCTTTGACCCCGCGTTGCCCGGCAGCGGCGATGACGTGGACTTCTGCTGGCGCAACTGGCTCGCCGGCAACCGGGTGGTAGTGGTTCCCAGCGCCCGGATGTTCCACGTGGAGCACCGGCCCCATGGCCTGGGCACTTCATCTGCGGCACGTAAAGCCCAGATTCATTTGCGTCTCAAGCACACCCCCTGGTGGAACGTTCCGTTCCAAGCGCTGGGTGCGGTCTTCGGTGCCGTGGTCCGGCTGATGCTGAGCATTCTGGTCAAGGAACCGGGGTACGGTTTCTCGCAGTTCACGGCAACCTTTGCCGCCCTGATGCGTCCTGTAGCCATCGCTCGGGGCCGCCGTGTTGCCGCCGGAACCCGCCGCGTCCGGCGTGCCGTGGTCCGGGGCCTCCAAAAGTCAACCCGCGAAGTCCGTGCCAACAGGCGGTCCCTGTTGGAGGCCATCCGTCCCGGCGATGAATCGTCAGCGGTCTCGGACCTCCTGGCACCGGAACCCAGCGGGGATGCCGCCGACGACTTTGTTGCGCTGGCAACCAATGAACGCGGGTGGGTAGGAACAGGTGCAGCCGCAGCAGCCCTGCTGGCCCTGGCCGCTTCCCTTATTGGCCTGCTGGGCCTGGTGCGCTCCGGAATTGTGGCCGGTGGCGGCCTCATCCCGCTGTCTGAAACGCCCGGAGACATCTGGGCCAATGCCTCCACATGGTGGATTTCCCTTGGCGCAGGCCTGCCGGGCCACGGCGATCCCTTCGGTTACGTGTTGTGGCTGTTGTCCCTCTTTGGCGGAGGGGACGGCAACCCGGCCATGGCTTGGTTGCTGGTCCTGGCCATGCCACTCTCTGCCATTGGCGCATGGTTTGCTGCCGGGGCTTTGACGACGAAGCGCCGTTTCCGGACTGTTGCTGCCTTGGCATGGTCTGCCGCTCCTGCGCTGCTGGTCGCGATCAATGAGGGCCGCGCTGGTGCCTTGATTGCCCATGTGATGATGCCGCTGCTGCTGCTGGCACTCCTGCGTGCCTCAGGATCCGCGATCGGTCAAGGACGTTCACATCAGGGAACAGCCCTGACCCGGCGCCCTGCTCCCGTTCTCGGAAAGCCGGGCATCAATGGGACACCGTCGTGGACCGCCGCCGCCGCCGGCGGGCTTGCAATGGCCATTGTTACCGCCTCGGCACCGTCGCTTCTAGGACCCGTTGTTGTTGCGGTAGTCCTGTCCGCCGTCATCCTGGGACAGCGCGGCAAGACGCTGTGGTGGTCTCTTCTTCCCACTGTTGCGCTGTTCGTGCCGTACGGAATTTCGGTCCTGGACAGGCCGCGTGCCCTCCTGGCTGATCCCGGACTGCCCCTGACCTTCGACGCCGCGCCGATCTGGCAGCAGCTGCTGGGGCAGCCCTTGGCATTCGACATCGACGGCGGCTTGACCGGCTTGGCGATCTTCGGCCCGGGCGCAGCACCCTGGGCTTTGCTGCTTGCGCTGCTGGTCAGTGCGCCGGTCCTGGTCCTCGCTGTGGCGGCCCTGTTCCTGCCCGGCAAGCGGACGGCGCTGGCCAGGGTGTTCTGGTTGGCAGCGTTGGCTACCTTGGCGAGTAGTTGGTTGGTGGGGCATGTCGCCACCGGCGTCAACAACGACGTCATCGTGGGGCCCTTCACCGGCCCGGCGGTATCAGCTGCCGGCATGTTGTTGCTCGGTGCTGCCGTTACAGGCGCTGACAAGCTCTTTGGTGCGCCTCGCCGCACGACTGATACCAGCGGCCCTAGGATTCCTTTGCAGCGTGTGGCTTCCGGGCTTGTCCTCACGCTCCTCGTGGCCGGGCCGCTGGCAAGCATGGGCGCCTGGGCGGCCCAGAACGTTCTCCAGCCCTCGCCGGCCCCTGGTGCGTCCACGTCAGCCAACGCGGCCGAAAAGAAACCGTCCTCCTTGGGGACCGAACGCCAGGTATGGGCAGTGGACACCGGCACTTTGCCGGCCACCGCGGTCGATCGCGGACAGGGGCCTGAGCGTACCCGGACGCTGGTTATCACCAGTGGAGAACAAGGTGCCTTTACGTCCTCATTAATGCGCGGAGCCGGCACGACCCTGGACAGCTTGTCCACCATCGCTTCGGCCCGCACCATCATCGGCGCACCGGGCCGCGAGGAAATTGTGGACGATGACGCCGCCACGGCATCGCTTCGGCGGGCAGTGGCCACCATCGTGGCAAGCAGTGGAGTGGACCCGCGCGCTGACCTTGAACAACTTGGAGCGGGATTCGTAGTCCTTAAGGCCGCCGACAACGCAGCCCAACTGACTGCAAGCAGGATTGACGCCGTCCCAGGCCTGGTGGCTGTTGGACAGACGGACGCCGGATGGCTGTGGCGGGTCTCGCCGCGGAACCAGCCGGCCGCCGCGGCTGCAGAGACCACGCACCGCATCCGGATCGTTGATTCCAAAGGGACGACGGTTGCCAACCTCCCGGCCGAAGAAGTATCCGTGGATGCGACCGTTCCTGCAGGTGGGGAGGGCCGCAAGCTGGTGATGGCTGAACGCTCCGACCCCGGCTGGACGGCCTGGATGGATGGAAGGCAGCTCAAAGCCGCTACGTCCGGATGGTCGCAAGCCTTTGAGCTCCCCGCCAACGGTGGTGAGCTGGAAATCCGTTACACCAACCCTTGGGCTTTGTGGTTCGGCCTGATGCAGGCCGTGGTGATGGGGCTGACGCTGCTGCTGGCCATACCTGTGCCGGCGCGACGCACCCGAACCGGCATGTCGAGGGACGAAGTCTCCCTCCGTAAGGAGTACAGCAGTGTCTGA